CACCTGTTTATTTAGTTATGTCCTTAAGgttcttttatttctaacaatCCTACTTTATCCTTTATTTATGTCATTTGCAGGGGAGGGTAAAAACTGGTTTCTTTGTCTTATAGAAAGTCCTACATGATATTTTTTGCTCATTGTTTCATCGTGGTGTCATTTTACATGTTCCTCAACATGATTTAGGAGGAGAGGCAAGTGAGGAGAGAGACGTTCCTAAGAGGACTGGGGCTCCCTCTTGTGCAGAGAAGTTTGGCAATTGTTTTGAGGTTACACTTCATTCAGTTTCTTACAAGCCTggagacagaggaaagggagCAGGCTCAGCAGGCCATTGGCTTCTTGCAGACCCATTTATAGTCACTATAACAGTACCAATCAGACAACCAGGATTTGGACTTCCCCACGTAGACACAGTCATAGAGATAAGATTCATCAGAAGACCAGTTGCTGTGAAAACACACACAAGCATCAACCAAGGCCCTTACCCACAGCTCTGGGAAAAGGGACTCTCAGCCGTGCCCAGCTGGGATTCTCACTGGCAAGGTAGCAGGAAAGGATTAAGCCACCAGGGGAGGGTCTACCCTTGGAGATATGTGAGAAatcccaggaaataaaaaatcCTAGCCATATTTTACAGTATAGTTTCTACACCAGGGAACTATTGACATTGGAGCCATATTACTTGCTGCGAGAGGCTGTCTTGTGCACTGTACGGTACTGAGCAGTGTCCCTGTCCTCTACCCACTGGGTGCCAGTGGCACCCCGTCTCCatcatgacaaccaaaaatattccagacactgccaaatatCTCTAGGGGTAAAATCAAAGTCATCTGATGCAATATCTtgcattacaaataaaataagtgaaGCTTAAGTGGACTAATGACTTAATACCTCTGGGTCTCTGAGGTTAAGTCTGAACACATGAGGCATTTGAGTGTTGGCATATAATAGATGGTGCATCTGTCAAATGATCCCATACCTCCTTCCTAAATGTTTCTTCAAATGTTTACaatcatcattcatttattccaaaacGGTTTGTTGTGCACTTGCTGTATCCCAAGCCTTGCACTGGGAACTGGAGTCACTAGATGTGTAGGATGCCTGTGGACACTAAAGAAGCAGCCTATAGGGTGCATTAGATGTGTGTAGGCGTAGGAAGATCACATTAAATACAACCACAAAACCGCATAGTGTGTGGCTGGGCTATTAAAGGAGTTGGATTAATTCATGCTGGGCACAGGATAGGTTCCTCTATGGGACACAGCATCTTGGGCTCACCACACATGCACTGCCATTCACAAAACCTGAGATATGCCACCTAACCTGTccacctcagtttccctacttgtaaaatagaaataattataatacctGCCTCTCTGCATTGAGAGCATTCTGCTCcaaggacagagggagagggaagggagcatCAGGTAGAagggacagcatgtgcaaaggacCTGAGGTAGGAAGATGACTGCCCAtccaaggaagggaagaaggccAATATGACAGGGAACCTGGGCAGAAAGGAGTAAGATGAATGGCTCAAAATGGCCTAAGATGACAGGGATCAGATTACAAAGGATATTACCCTATAATCCCAAAGGCATGAGATAACACTCCATTTATACAGGGGATAACAGCCATGATATACACACAAGGGCAGGTGGGTTCCTGTGATGTCCACCACACCTGAaaagtgaatttcagataagGGAATAGCCACTGCCACTCACACTTTCAGGAGGATCTTGCAGCTCACAGACTTTCCACAAAGTTGTAATAAGTcatctgtctgttttctcagcaagtatttaatgagcacttactaggTGCCAACCTGTGGGAACACCTTGGTGAATAAGTTCAGCGAGGTCCTGCCCTCTCAGGGCTGCCAtgttggtgggggaggatgggACGTGTGGATCGACTAATTTACATAACACAGCTCAGTGAGCATTACGGTGGAAGTGGAAGCATCAGCAGCCCTCAGAGCTCTGGAGACTTCACTCTGTGCATACCCAGCAGCCTGGAGCACTCGTGGTGGTCACGCTTTGAGTTCTGCTGTCCAGGACACCACAGTGCATGCTGTAGCATTTGGCTCTTTGGAGCTCTGGGAATCTCATGGCTCAAAGGAAGAGAACACCACCTCCAATTCCCATTTATGTCTCTTGATGCTAATCAAATGCCCAAGTTTGGGCTTGAGCCTCAGTGGGGAAACTATCTGGGGACCATGCCTCCAGAGTGGAGTGAACCTGTGGCTCTGTCTGCACCTTAGCCCTAAGGTGTGCATCAGACCTCATCTGCCTGCAGCTCTGAAGCTGATCCTTAGGGATTCTTTAATTTGCCCAAATGAAGTGGAGGCAGTGAATTGCAAGTCAACTTTTAATGAGCACCAGGTGGCACTGAAATCCCATGACTTGGTCACTAACAAAACTTGGAATTGGCTTCTAGGGATTACCTGCCAACAGGGTTTGGCAGACTGTGCTGAGTGCATGTCCTAGCGGGCTCTTTAATGCCAATcatgtctaaaatatttttaatctgtgcTCTCAAGGAAGAATGCCCAGGGGCCTTGACTGATGGGCACGGAGAGcgatggggtggggctggaggcagcagtTCAGTTGAATTCTACTAATTGTCAGCTAAGGAATCCTGTGACATCATTTCAACTGAATTCTCTTGAGACTTGCTTTCTTTCAATTTACCGTTTTCATCTTTTGAACAGAGACCAGCTGGCCACCAGTGTGACTTGTTCATTCCTCTTCAGGTTCTTAAGCACAGACTAATAGGCAAGAGGAGACATGTAGTAGAGTGGATAGCTTCCTGCTTTAGGGCACTGACTCACAGCAGGCAGATGTGGGATCAAATCCTGGCCCCATCACTTCCTGGCTGTTAGCCTTGGTAAAGCACACTGACATCCCTAAGCCTCTGACTGCGCATGCCTCATGGCATGTAAACTTgcagcacatagtaaatgctccgTAAATGCTAGGTAGCATTGTTTCATCAATCAGTAGAGTCCTGTAGGTATTTGAGCCAATCAGCTACTTCATTTACCTTACCCCATGCCTTGaaactcatccattcattcacccaacgaacattttttgagcactatAGAAAGTGCCCCTGGACAATTTCCAGCCTCTGGGAATTGAAACCCACAGCAAGAAAGGGTGTCAGGCCAACCTCAGAGGGACGGGAAGGCACTGCAGCCAGTGCCTGGACCAGGTTCAGCTCTGTGGGCCTGTGGGTGGCTCTCATTATAATACTTCTTTCCTCTACTTCTATaagttctcctttcctcccttcatcCTCTCTCATCATCCCTTTCAGCCACTTCCCCAAGCCCACAACCCGTACATATTCTGCACATCTGATGCCCTTCTCCTGGATGTGACTATGGCAATTTGAACAAAAATGTCACTGATATTCACCAATAAATTACCATGTGCCAGTCCTGGAGCTAAACACTGTCCATGGGTCATCTCATTAACTGTTCTGAAGGGGGGTTCAGTTAAAGTCCCCATTGTGCAAATGGTGAAGCTGAATCTCCGTGAACTTTAGTCACCCAAGGACATGCACCTTATAAAGGGCAAAGCCAAGATTTGAATCAGCTCTGCCTGACCCCAGGGCCTGAATACTCACCACTACGCTACCCTCTCCCCAGAACACCCCAGTGACCTGATCCTGATCACACCTGGTTGTTTGTTAGGGAAAATCTCATGCCTGTCAGTTTCTGCTCCAACTTCAGCTGGTGAATCACATGAGGTGCCCCCAAGGCCGGGGATGAAGAGGGGGTCTGATCTATCCAAAAGAcatggaagacagaaagaaaaatttaactacagtgacttaaaaaaatatgaaaactaggCAACAGCAAACTTCTGATGTAATAGTTACTCCTAATACGAGTGAATGTAATGGGTTAAAATCAACTAAAAGACAGAGTTCTTAGATTCgattaaataagaaagaaacgTCTCAGTATGGTGTATAAAGACACTCATTTAAAACAAGAATACAGAAAATCataattagaaaagaaggaatgagGGAATGACTGCTTAATAGATTCAGGTATTCTTTTTGGAGTGacgaaaatgttctggaactcgACAGAGGTGACAGTTGTTCAACATTGCAAAAGCACTAAATGCCACAGACAATTATTCACTTTAAAGTTACTAATTTTTGTTATGTGAAtatcacttcattttttaaaagatagaaaagatatagccaacaaacatttttagaaaacaacCCTGGGGTAGCAATCTCAATATTAATAGctgataaaatgaaaggaaagaggatCTTATATGACACATAAAGatgttacacatttttaaacagcCAAGACAGATTGTAAATAGATGCAAACTCAACATACATAAAGCAGTAAGTGAAAATGCATAGCTACATCAACACCAGTACTTGGAGATTTTATCCTAACCCTCTTAAAAATCGGTAAGTAAAGCAGGCAAGACTCAGGCTAAGGAATATATTCTCTAAATACCACATCTTAAAAATTGAGAGATAGGTAGAGGGAGAAAtgtacacccaagagaaatacaACTCACTCTCcaagcacacatggaatattGATAAAAAGTTAATCATATATTTGCCCCCAACAAAAAACTGAATGAACTTCACAGCAATCTATTATCTATATGTTTGACTACATTGCACTAGAATTAAGTCACAAAACAATAACTAAAAATGCACACGTCTGGGGGGACGGTAAAGCTCAAggtgtagagtgcatgcttagcgtgcatgaggtcctgggttcaatccccagtacctcctctaaaaacaaataaacctcattacctccttcccccaaaattaaaagaatacaatcataaatgaattttttaaatgcacatgtcTGGAGACCGTGTCAGTGAAACCACTTTTGGAATCATCAGAGGATTCCCCAGAGGTTGGGGTTGAAAATCAagaatttagttaataatattgagTCTGAGATGGTTATTAGACTTCCAAATAAAGATGATCATAAGAGAAAGGTGAGTTTTCTATACACAAGGCTTTTATTGGATGAATCAatgtccctctcctctctgtcccaaAGCATGGAGGAAACGTTAGTCATTCTATTACTACACTCTGTTAGTTACatttagaattttgtttcattaagaaataatttagatTCACTAGCCTTCTGGGTGTttttaggcttttatttttatttgatttccttcctcttttccatatttttgtatttgatatTATtacagttaaatatttatttttctttagtaatatATGAACCTGATTAAGTAGAAATTGgagtaggtgaatggatagataaactgtggtacatccggACAATAGAAGATTattaaacactaaaaacaaatgagctatcaagccatggaaagacatggaagaaacttaaatgcaatGTTACTAAGGGCAAGAAGCCAATCTGCataggctacatactatatgattccaactctataacattccagaaaaggcaaaattatgcagacagtaaaaatatcagtggttgccaggggttaggggacAGGGATGGATGAATATGCAGGCCACAGGGGATTTTTTGGGCAGTGAAATATTCTGTATGGTACTATACTAATGGATGAATGCCATTATCTATTTGTCAAGATTCACAGAATGcataacaccaagagtgaactctaatgtaaactatggactttgggtgataatgatgtgtcaacgTAGGTTCATCATTTGttacaaatgtaccactctgatgCCAGATGTTGACAGTAGGGAAGGCTCTGAACCTGGAGGAcagcggggtgggggagggttatATGGATGGCGGACTGGCAGGCAGTATGAAAACCCCTTTCCAATTGCTGACTTTAGAGGCTTTACCTGAGAAGGCTAGGGTTTTAGTATGGGTGTCTCTGTTCTATTTCCTCTCTGTTCATTGGAGATCTGGAGCACCACAGATTTGAAGTACTTTTCTCCCAGACTCCAATATATGTTGAAAAGCATCTCCTACTCCTCAAGTCCATCTTTAACCCTGATCCCTCTCCTGCTCAAACACCTCCTGTGGCTTCTTATTGCTCCTGCTCGGGCTCTGGGAAGACCTGCGATCAGCATAGGGCCTGTGGTCAGCTGGAGAGGTAAGGTCTTGGGCTCAGAgccaccagccccacctccacttAACCACGCCCAGCCCCTCAGGCTCAGGTGAGCCTGATCCTCTCAGACCACCGCCCCAGCGCCCCCTGCAGGCTCGCGGTGAGGCTGAGGCAGAAGTGAAAGCAGTTTTATCCAAAGGAATCTGCAGTGGTAAGGGAGTGGGTCAGACTGAATCCCTGGTCTGGCGACAGTGGGGTCACTGAGCTCCTGCACTCAGTGGCTCCACCCGCAGCCAAAGTCCACCTTCTGCGCGCAGGATCAGCTCCGGCGACCTGCGTGGCTCCTCCTTATCCGGCAGGACGCGGAAGCGCAGCAGCGTGAGCGCTAGGACCACCTTCATCTCAGTCATGGCAAACGACTGCCCGATGCAGTTCCTGCAGGCAGGAGTCGGGGCTCTGACTGCGCCCAGCACCCTCATCCTGGCCCCATCGCGCCAGGAATCTGGCCCACAACCCACAACCCCGCCCACAGGAGTAGAGAAGGAGGTTAACCGTGCCTGGGTTAGCTGTGAGACCCCCATGTGTACTTGCATATCCTACCCCAGACTCCAGTCCTGAACTCAGACCAGCAGATGGGAATGGGGTTCTCAACATACCATGGACCCTTCCTTCGACCCACTCCACCATTCCCCAGACCCTTATCCATAACCTCTGTGgtaggggagggaaggagagcccCAGTTCTGACCATCTATaattttcccccttctctgtccCCACAGTCATGCCTGGCATCTCAGTCCCAGACCCCCTCGCCCCCATCACCCCATCCCCTCTTCCCGCTGCCTTCACCTGGGCCCCGCCGAGAAGGGAATAAATGCCAGAGGTGACCTCCCCTTGATGTGTTCCGGGTCGAAGCGAAAGGGGTCATAAACCTAGGAGCAAGGACAAGACAAAGCTAATGGGTGGGATCTCCCAGGACATCTGGCCCTGAAGAGGCAGGTATGTGTAGAATGGGGGGAGATGGTGTCTGATTCGCCAATCAGAGCCCTGTGCCTTCCCCTGGGTCCCACTAGGGGAGTGGACAAGGATGAGGGaggtggtgggtggaggaggcagcaCCTCAGGGTCTGGCCACACGGATGGGTTGTGGTGGATCCCGAAAATACTGATGAGGCAGATAACACCTGTAGGTGAGGAGGGAACAGTCAGGACTAGGTTCTCCCCGCCTGATTGGCCCCTCCTTCTGAGCAAGAACCTCCTCCCCTAATCATTGTGGTAACCTTTGGGGATGACCCGACCATCTGGGAGTACAATGTCCTGGGTACAGCGGCGAGAGATGGTTGGGGCTGGAGGATGCAACCGCAGACTCTCCTTGATGCACATGGTCAGGAAAGGCAACTGGGTCAGGTCGTCCCTAAGGAACCCCCATGAAAATTATCCAGGGAGCAAAAACAGagaccccaccccccagccttcCCTATGCCCTATAAGATCCTCTCTCCCCATAACAAAATCACAGATGGATCTAATATCTCCAAACTCATTAAGTCACATATAAATGTACAGGGTTTTTTGTCCATCGtactttaataaaatgtttttaaaaaaagaaacaaaagtggtATCACAGAAGTACCAGGACAAAATTTAGCCACATATTTTAGAAGTTTTTCTGAGCAAAACACAACACTCAAAAGCCAACcatgaaaacatttacaaatttatatgaaaataaaatattctttatggcAAGAAAGCAAAATCAAGAGGCAAacgaccaagaaaaaaaaagaaatagattcaaTGTTTATTCTTATGTATTACAGCACTAGAGATACTAGCTAATGCAATTagacaggggaaaaaaggagagtaATGCCATTTGAAATGTGGGGGTAAATGTATCATTTTTGACAGATAGTAATTTTATACTTAGAAAATAAGAGAATTCACTGGAAAAGTTTGATGAACACTGAAGATAAAATCTAGTAAGTGGcctggattctttttctttaatcccCTTCTTTTTGTATACTGATTAAAATTCTTAAGAACTGATACAGTTAAGTAgttcaaaattggaaaaatacaaaactccACCCCTACGGCCCAACAGCACTCATTTCCCCTCCTCACAGTCTGCCTGgtgattattttttatgtatcttTCCAGAGGTacttttttgcattaaaaaaaattatacattgtaAACATCGTACCTTTATTTATCACCCCCTTTAACactctcccttcccatccctagGCAAATGCTAATGTACCCtctgtttttatagatttttcttttctaaatattgctaaatataaatacaatcatataatatatttttaaaattatatggtaGCATACTATATACTATACACACTGCTTTATCTTTTTCATGTAATAGTATATCAAACTCTTCTTGCACATCTCCTGGGACTTGTGTCAAGAAAAGGGCCTTCCCTACTCTGGAGCCGTAAAATAATGTCCTATGGTCACCTCCAGAGCCTTTAAcactcctttattttttattttaaatatgtgattcATGTGGGTGTTATTTTCTTATAAGACATGAGAAGCAGGTTGAATGAACTTTTTTCCGTGTAGCTCCCCAGTTGTTCCAAGAGCTTTTATTAAATggtctttatttttcctattgATATGAGACTCCATATTTACCACTTACCATGTGCACTCGGCAAGAAATTTATATCCATAAATTATTATTTCCCCAAACTCATATTTTAAGAAGCAAAGATCtcaaagatatattttaatatgcagACTTTAACTCTTAATaggggaggggagtgagagagagaccACATATAAGGGATTAAGAAAGCAGTCCACTTTTATTATAAGcattttggtacttttttttccaagtgcaAAATTTTGTTTGAAGTCCTggtttaaaaagagtgaaaatgttTCTCCACCTCACGGGACTGCTGTGGAGGACACTACCTCCAAAATATCTGTCCAGTCCAAGGCCTCCTCACCGTCCTCCAGTCCCTGGACTGCCTCAGGCCTCAAAatctcctccctgggcccccatTCCATAGCTTGTCCTCTCCGGTATGTCCACCACACTAGTGCTAGAAAGATCTCTCCGGTAGCCAGATCTGTCCTGTCCTCCTGCTCAAACACTGCCCTTGGTTACCCTTTGGCCTTGGGTTAAAATTGAAGCCACTGACATTGCTTTCAGAGCCTTCCACAAGCGACCTCTGCTGCCATCTATCTTCCAGCCTCATCATCTCACCAAGAGtcagcctctccctccttccctccatccttcttccttctgtccctttctctctccctctatctctgtcccttcctctcccttctctctccattcCCTCTCTCACCCCCCTTTCTCTCTaacctcctctcctcttctgtcaCTCTCTTGCCTTCCTCCACCTCTTCATTTTTtcccagctgtttttttttttttttttttttttttttacctaactGCACCTCAACTGCACCGAAATATCTACTGATTATTTTTTAGGGTCCCAGCTGAGGCACTTTTGTCCACCCTCTATGTCACCTCTCTTACTCTCGACCCCATCCTTGCCCTTGTGGACTGGGATTGTCTGGAACTTGGACTATTACTCCACCAGGCTGGGTGCTCCTAGAAGGCAAAGGCTGGGTCTAGGTCCTTTCTGAGTCTCCAGGGCACAGAACAGAGCTGAGAAGAATTGGAGATGGCATACAATTGGGGATGAGGAAGCAATGTGGCAGTGTTTGCTGAATGGGGACTGGATGGATGAAGCTGCAGGTGTTCCTGGGCTCGAGTTGAATGCCTTTAAACCCCAGCTGTTCCCTGTGAATCCTGGACTAAATAACATGAGGAATTAGGGGGCAGAAGCTGAGAAAACACTTAGGGAGTGAAGATGTTTAAAAACGTGTGATTTCAGAAAGCAAAGTAAGGCAGTGGAGTAAAGTTGCTTTTCTGAACATGGGCTACATGGCATCATCTGCCTTCACACATTGTAACTAATTCTCTCAGAAGTTCAAGTCTTTCTGTCCCAAACCCTGCAAACTTTCCCCTGCTATGCATGCTGGGTACCAGACCCTgcctctgggctctgctcctATTCCCACTAAGCAATAATGACAGAATCAGCAAAAAGGCTTTCCCTCTTCCCCAGTCGGGGAGCGGAGCCCATGAGAGTGGCTCAGAAAAAGGCCATGAGGACTTCCACTCACCATTCAATCTCTTTAGGCTCACGATCCTTCAGGAGTTCTTCCACCTCCTGCCGGCAGCGCTCCTGGTATTCAGGGTGCTTTGCAAGGTTGTAGAGGACCCAGGAGAGGCCGCTGGCTGTGGTGTCATGGCCTGAGGAGTAGCCAGGCAGGCTTGGGTCTCTGGACTAATTCAGCACCAGAGGATGGACAGCACCCTTACATTAAGGCCTATGGGGAGTatggggagggatggggtggtCCAGGGTCCACCCACCAAACCCCTGGGATGGAGAGACCCCTGCCCCTTCTGTAGTCCCACACTGGGACCCTCACCCGCAAACATGAAGGTGTCAGCTTCAGCTCGGATATCTTCGTCTGACAACCCCGTCCCATCTTCATCCTGGAGAGAAAGCAAAATCCCCAGAATCACACTAGCTCTGAGGGTCCCTGCATCTCAGCTGAGCCATTCTCTGAAGCACCAACATCCACCCAGAAACCCAAGTCCACCCTGAACTCCTAGACGTCCCTTGCTCACTATCACTagaggccccacccccaggcctcttCCTTGGCCTTCTTGCCTCCTGAATTGTCCCTAGTGAACAAAATCAATGATCCATAAATATGTTCATATTTCTACAGGATGAGGGATTTCTGAGGAAAAAAGTTACTTGCCACCTGGATTACACGATGATTGAATAGTAACTTGCCTTAAAGGCTATAGATTGAACATTGCCCCAATGCCACATGCTGAGATAGTAAATCCAGAGATTCCCTATCTGTCCGGGAGATAAGGAATGCGTTATAAACCTGCAGAACCTATAAACATTGCCTTCTCACTGAAGAGGATTTGTTTAAGCCCTAGAAccatgactctctctctctctctgtctctctgtctctctgtctctctgtctgtctgtctctctctctctctttttccccatcTCATCTATCTCTTctgtccttctccttcccctccacagGAAAGAAGGGGCAGATATATCGGCTGTCCTACATAAGTTCCAAAATTCAAATTTGGAGGTACTTCTCCTGTGGTGCAAACATGGCTGCAGGTACAGGTGAAAGCACCATGGAGCCCTCAGAGGAGTCTGGGAATGGGGAATGGgagccaccattctactctggCTACTGTTACTGCTGTGAGTAATAAATTGGCTGCTCTGAGCCAGGGTTCTATGTCTACACACAGAATCTACCTCCGTGGTAGATTAACTTAATAACTTGGAAGTAGAGCAAAATCTCAGGCCCTTTGCAGCTTCAGCCATAGTAATTCCCTGCAGGCTGCATTCCACAAAGTCATCTCTAAACCTTATCCCTAACCCATGCCTCTCTTCCTCAAGTACCTTCCGTGGCTCCCCAGTACCCTAGGCATCAAGTCCAAGCACTCTGAACAAACCAAGGTCCATTCTACTTCTTGAAATCAGAAACCAGAGCAGCCTACCTTGGTCAGCAGGAGCACATCAATGAAGTCCAAAGTCTTGGTTTTAGCCTTCGCCTTGAGGAAGTCATCAGCGCCTTCATCAGGGAGGGTGCGGCGTCGCTCCCGGATGACTGCATCTGTGAAGTCGTGTACCTGGCGGCAGGCCCTGCGGAAGCGCTGCCCATCGGGGGTGAGGTAGTACACGAAGTCCTTGTACTGGAACAGCTGCTGGTGCCGTTTTGCCACAAGAGCACTGAGCTCCAGGATGGCAGCAATATATCCAATGGGTTTCCTGCAGGATGAGAGCACGAAGGGAGGCAACAACTTAAAACACCTGAAGCCCGGAAGCCGGGAGTTACCTCCATCAGGACACCGAGTC
The genomic region above belongs to Camelus ferus isolate YT-003-E chromosome 22, BCGSAC_Cfer_1.0, whole genome shotgun sequence and contains:
- the LOC102519376 gene encoding cytochrome P450 4F2 isoform X5 is translated as MRDTSGMLQMSLSWLGLGPVAASPWLLLLLAAVSWLLARVLAWTYACYDNARRLRCFPQPPKRNWFLGHLGLVQPTEEGLRVLTQLVVNNPQGYMIWMGPIIPLVIFCHPDLVRSITNASAAVAPKNSFFYEFLKPWLGDGLLLSAGDKWSRHRRMLTPAFHFNILKSYVKIFNDSAKVMHAKWQCLITEGHTRLNMFEHISLMTLDSLQKCVFSFDSNCQEKPIGYIAAILELSALVAKRHQQLFQYKDFVYYLTPDGQRFRRACRQVHDFTDAVIRERRRTLPDEGADDFLKAKAKTKTLDFIDVLLLTKDEDGTGLSDEDIRAEADTFMFAGHDTTASGLSWVLYNLAKHPEYQERCRQEVEELLKDREPKEIECPGFTGNSWGLKAFNSSPGTPAASSIQSPFSKHCHIASSSPIVCHLQFFSALFCALETQKGPRPSLCLLGAPSLVE
- the LOC102519376 gene encoding cytochrome P450 4F3 isoform X4, which translates into the protein MPQIQSSEEGLLYIQGLASTYGDVCCWWVGPWHAVIRIFHPTCVKPVLFAPAAVAPKNSFFYEFLKPWLGDGLLLSAGDKWSRHRRMLTPAFHFNILKSYVKIFNDSAKVMHAKWQCLITEGHTRLNMFEHISLMTLDSLQKCVFSFDSNCQEKPIGYIAAILELSALVAKRHQQLFQYKDFVYYLTPDGQRFRRACRQVHDFTDAVIRERRRTLPDEGADDFLKAKAKTKTLDFIDVLLLTKDEDGTGLSDEDIRAEADTFMFAGHDTTASGLSWVLYNLAKHPEYQERCRQEVEELLKDREPKEIEWDDLTQLPFLTMCIKESLRLHPPAPTISRRCTQDIVLPDGRVIPKGVICLISIFGIHHNPSVWPDPEVYDPFRFDPEHIKGRSPLAFIPFSAGPRNCIGQSFAMTEMKVVLALTLLRFRVLPDKEEPRRSPELILRAEGGLWLRVEPLSAGAQ
- the LOC102519376 gene encoding cytochrome P450 4F3 isoform X7, producing the protein MSAAVAPKNSFFYEFLKPWLGDGLLLSAGDKWSRHRRMLTPAFHFNILKSYVKIFNDSAKVMHAKWQCLITEGHTRLNMFEHISLMTLDSLQKCVFSFDSNCQEKPIGYIAAILELSALVAKRHQQLFQYKDFVYYLTPDGQRFRRACRQVHDFTDAVIRERRRTLPDEGADDFLKAKAKTKTLDFIDVLLLTKDEDGTGLSDEDIRAEADTFMFAGHDTTASGLSWVLYNLAKHPEYQERCRQEVEELLKDREPKEIEWDDLTQLPFLTMCIKESLRLHPPAPTISRRCTQDIVLPDGRVIPKGVICLISIFGIHHNPSVWPDPEVYDPFRFDPEHIKGRSPLAFIPFSAGPRNCIGQSFAMTEMKVVLALTLLRFRVLPDKEEPRRSPELILRAEGGLWLRVEPLSAGAQ
- the LOC102519376 gene encoding cytochrome P450 4F2 isoform X1, with amino-acid sequence MRDTSGMLQMSLSWLGLGPVAASPWLLLLLAAVSWLLARVLAWTYACYDNARRLRCFPQPPKRNWFLGHLGLVQPTEEGLRVLTQLVVNNPQGYMIWMGPIIPLVIFCHPDLVRSITNASAAVAPKNSFFYEFLKPWLGDGLLLSAGDKWSRHRRMLTPAFHFNILKSYVKIFNDSAKVMHAKWQCLITEGHTRLNMFEHISLMTLDSLQKCVFSFDSNCQEKPIGYIAAILELSALVAKRHQQLFQYKDFVYYLTPDGQRFRRACRQVHDFTDAVIRERRRTLPDEGADDFLKAKAKTKTLDFIDVLLLTKDEDGTGLSDEDIRAEADTFMFAGHDTTASGLSWVLYNLAKHPEYQERCRQEVEELLKDREPKEIEWDDLTQLPFLTMCIKESLRLHPPAPTISRRCTQDIVLPDGRVIPKGVICLISIFGIHHNPSVWPDPEVYDPFRFDPEHIKGRSPLAFIPFSAGPRNCIGQSFAMTEMKVVLALTLLRFRVLPDKEEPRRSPELILRAEGGLWLRVEPLSAGAQ
- the LOC102519376 gene encoding cytochrome P450 4F2 isoform X3 — translated: MLQMSLSWLGLGPVAASPWLLLLLAAVSWLLARVLAWTYACYDNARRLRCFPQPPKRNWFLGHLGLVQPTEEGLRVLTQLVVNNPQGYMIWMGPIIPLVIFCHPDLVRSITNASAAVAPKNSFFYEFLKPWLGDGLLLSAGDKWSRHRRMLTPAFHFNILKSYVKIFNDSAKVMHAKWQCLITEGHTRLNMFEHISLMTLDSLQKCVFSFDSNCQEKPIGYIAAILELSALVAKRHQQLFQYKDFVYYLTPDGQRFRRACRQVHDFTDAVIRERRRTLPDEGADDFLKAKAKTKTLDFIDVLLLTKDEDGTGLSDEDIRAEADTFMFAGHDTTASGLSWVLYNLAKHPEYQERCRQEVEELLKDREPKEIEWDDLTQLPFLTMCIKESLRLHPPAPTISRRCTQDIVLPDGRVIPKGVICLISIFGIHHNPSVWPDPEVYDPFRFDPEHIKGRSPLAFIPFSAGPRNCIGQSFAMTEMKVVLALTLLRFRVLPDKEEPRRSPELILRAEGGLWLRVEPLSAGAQ
- the LOC102519376 gene encoding cytochrome P450 4F3 isoform X2, which codes for MRDTSGMLQMSLSWLGLGPVAASPWLLLLLAAVSWLLARVLAWTYACYDNARRLRCFPQPPKRNWFLGHLGLIQSSEEGLLYIQGLASTYGDVCCWWVGPWHAVIRIFHPTCVKPVLFAPAAVAPKNSFFYEFLKPWLGDGLLLSAGDKWSRHRRMLTPAFHFNILKSYVKIFNDSAKVMHAKWQCLITEGHTRLNMFEHISLMTLDSLQKCVFSFDSNCQEKPIGYIAAILELSALVAKRHQQLFQYKDFVYYLTPDGQRFRRACRQVHDFTDAVIRERRRTLPDEGADDFLKAKAKTKTLDFIDVLLLTKDEDGTGLSDEDIRAEADTFMFAGHDTTASGLSWVLYNLAKHPEYQERCRQEVEELLKDREPKEIEWDDLTQLPFLTMCIKESLRLHPPAPTISRRCTQDIVLPDGRVIPKGVICLISIFGIHHNPSVWPDPEVYDPFRFDPEHIKGRSPLAFIPFSAGPRNCIGQSFAMTEMKVVLALTLLRFRVLPDKEEPRRSPELILRAEGGLWLRVEPLSAGAQ